The following coding sequences lie in one Spirosoma sp. KUDC1026 genomic window:
- a CDS encoding OPT family oligopeptide transporter → MQPASAPAHKPFIPAAESPAEFTLKAIITGAVFGVLFGAATVYLSLKAGLSVSASIPIAVLAISLGRRFLNTTILENNIIQTTGSAGESIASGVVFTMPGFLFLTNGTGADFFNYWTILTLAILGGLVGTLMMIPLRRSLIVQEHGTLPYPEGTACASVLIAGEKGGNFAKTAYQGLGIALIYAVLQKVLHIVAEVPVWATKQANRYFPSAQVAGEITPEYLGVGYIIGFRISAVLVGGGILAWLGLIPLLASVVPGDTIALQLQKLGYLSDLQKAGGPGGWNPATHTFSDNAAAIYRAYIRQIGAGAVTAGGFMTLLKTIPTIVSSFRQSFSSSSVSAIETESKLSESSRVPRTEQDLSVRVVIIGSIILVGLMVLLPQIPGDSFLTKLLIAILVIVFGFFFVTVASRIVGLIGSSSSPVSGMTIATIMGTALVFIGFGLTGKAYEPAVLVVGSMICVAAANAGATSQDLKTGYLIGATPRYQQIALFIGVIVSSLVIGATVKVLDTPTPDLLAQGITHAIGSDKFPAPQGTLMATLIKGLLSFNLDWQFVLVGAFIAFVFELVGVSALAFAVGLYLPLSTTLPIFAGGLVKALVDWQAKRTGTVEEDADLGKGNLFATGLVAGGALAGVAVALLSVNESIYNGLTAMTLEPTLASALGEGGYMLLGALTFVGLALMLYRIGTKRD, encoded by the coding sequence ATGCAACCTGCTTCTGCTCCTGCTCATAAGCCATTTATTCCGGCCGCTGAATCCCCCGCAGAGTTTACCCTGAAAGCCATTATCACCGGGGCCGTATTTGGGGTCCTTTTCGGGGCTGCGACCGTGTATTTGTCGCTGAAAGCAGGCTTGTCGGTCTCGGCGTCCATCCCGATTGCCGTACTGGCTATTTCGCTGGGCCGTAGGTTTCTAAACACGACCATTCTGGAAAATAATATTATCCAGACCACGGGTTCGGCGGGCGAGAGTATTGCCTCAGGCGTGGTGTTTACGATGCCGGGGTTTCTATTTCTGACCAACGGCACCGGTGCTGATTTTTTTAACTACTGGACTATTCTGACGCTGGCGATTCTGGGTGGGCTAGTGGGTACCCTGATGATGATTCCACTACGTCGGTCGCTGATTGTGCAGGAACACGGTACGCTCCCCTATCCCGAAGGTACGGCCTGCGCGTCGGTACTGATTGCCGGTGAGAAAGGCGGCAACTTTGCGAAGACAGCCTACCAGGGACTGGGGATTGCTCTGATCTATGCCGTCCTGCAAAAAGTTCTGCATATCGTGGCCGAAGTTCCCGTCTGGGCTACCAAACAGGCGAACCGGTATTTCCCTTCGGCGCAGGTCGCGGGTGAGATCACACCCGAGTATCTGGGCGTAGGGTACATCATCGGGTTTCGTATCTCGGCAGTACTCGTCGGTGGGGGTATTCTGGCCTGGCTGGGCCTGATTCCACTGCTGGCGTCTGTCGTGCCGGGCGATACGATTGCGTTGCAGTTGCAGAAACTAGGTTATCTCTCTGATTTGCAAAAAGCGGGCGGGCCAGGCGGCTGGAACCCAGCAACGCATACATTTTCTGACAACGCGGCCGCCATTTATCGGGCCTACATCCGGCAAATTGGTGCGGGGGCCGTTACGGCTGGTGGTTTTATGACCTTGCTGAAAACGATTCCGACTATTGTTTCGTCCTTTCGTCAAAGTTTCAGTTCATCGTCCGTCAGCGCGATTGAGACCGAAAGTAAACTCAGCGAAAGCAGCCGCGTACCACGTACTGAACAGGATCTGAGCGTCAGGGTTGTCATCATTGGCAGCATTATTCTGGTAGGACTGATGGTCCTGCTTCCGCAAATTCCCGGCGATTCGTTCCTCACCAAGCTGCTGATCGCCATACTGGTCATTGTCTTTGGCTTCTTCTTCGTCACCGTGGCCAGCCGGATTGTTGGGCTGATTGGCTCCAGTTCATCGCCAGTTTCGGGGATGACCATTGCCACCATCATGGGTACGGCACTGGTCTTTATTGGCTTCGGGCTGACGGGAAAGGCCTATGAACCGGCCGTACTGGTTGTTGGCAGTATGATCTGCGTAGCGGCTGCCAATGCCGGTGCTACGTCGCAGGATTTGAAAACGGGTTACTTGATTGGCGCGACGCCCCGTTATCAGCAGATCGCCCTGTTCATCGGTGTTATTGTCTCCTCGCTGGTCATTGGCGCTACGGTGAAAGTACTCGATACACCAACGCCGGATTTGTTGGCTCAGGGTATCACGCACGCGATTGGCTCTGATAAATTTCCGGCTCCCCAGGGCACACTGATGGCCACGCTGATTAAGGGGCTACTCTCGTTCAACCTCGACTGGCAGTTCGTACTCGTTGGCGCATTCATCGCTTTCGTTTTCGAGTTGGTTGGCGTGAGCGCTCTGGCGTTTGCCGTGGGGCTTTACCTGCCCCTGTCTACCACCCTACCCATTTTTGCGGGGGGACTGGTGAAAGCGCTGGTCGACTGGCAGGCCAAGCGTACGGGTACCGTTGAAGAAGATGCCGATCTTGGCAAAGGCAATCTGTTCGCAACCGGGCTCGTGGCTGGCGGGGCCTTGGCTGGGGTGGCTGTTGCCCTGCTCTCGGTTAATGAATCGATATACAACGGTCTGACAGCAATGACACTGGAACCCACTTTGGCCAGTGCTTTGGGCGAAGGCGGCTACATGTTGCTGGGAGCCCTTACTTTCGTCGGGCTGGCCCTTATGCTTTATCGGATCGGTACCAAACGCGATTAG